GTTCGGGGTTTGATATTTGGCCTGTGTGCCTAACATCATAAAGCCGTTTAAGTTGTAAATAGGGGAAAGGCTGACTGAGAATTCATTGTAGGCGAAGTTGTTGACTAAAGCGATATCTCCGCCTTTGTTCCAGACGTTTTTGGAAACGATGAAATTTGGCGTGTAAAAGTCGAATCTTTTAGAAACGAGTAAATCAAGTTTAGCGTTCGTTGCAGTGTAGAACCCTTTTCGCTGGTCGTTGCTGGTAAAGAGGTCTTCTAATCTTCTTTGTAAGGTATTGCTGCTTTCGCCTTCCTGCACAGTAATATCCTGACCTTCAGGAACAGCAATAGAATGAGAATTTTTATTCCACCTGATAAAGCCCAGATCTTTCACACTTCCCATTAAAAAGTAACCCGTTTTAGAAGTATAAGTTGTACCGAAACCCATTGAAAGTCCGGGGTTTTTAAAATCAGGGATCAGTGTATTTGTATTCAGCTCTTTTGCACGGAGAAAGTTGGATTGATAAGTTCCGCCAACATTAACGGTGAGTTGCCCGGCCGCTTGATTGAATTGTAAATCAGAGCTGGTAATATCTATTTTATTGTAAGTTATTCCACTTAATAAACTCAGTTTTACACCAAAAGCCAGCTGTTTAGATACGTTTTCTCTGTAGTTCATACTGAACTGATGGTAAGACTGACCATAACCATTGCCATTGAAGGGATCACTAATGGTCTTATTAAATTTCTTAAAATCATCAAAAGCAACCAGTGTTGCATTCGTATAATCCGCAAAAGCATCTGATCTCATCTGCCACGAAAAACCTAACTCCTGGTGATCTTTGTAAGATTTAAAAATCCGGAAAGTGAACAAATAAATATTAGAAGTCTGATAAGCCTGATTTCTTCCATTGTCAATCGGAATACCTGTAGTGTTATACTTATCGCCATTAATCAATGTCCGGAGTGCGAAATTCGAAGCTCCTTTATTAGCGGCATTTAATCCGAAATAGGGAAGCAGGAAGTTTGAAGCATATTGACGGGAAGAATCGAGTACAAAAGCTTTCTGTGCTGGATTTTCGAAGGCATCAAATAGTGTTTTAGTATTAAACAATCCGTATTGTTGTGCCTTAATTTGTGTAGACAGGATTA
The sequence above is drawn from the Pedobacter cryoconitis genome and encodes:
- a CDS encoding DUF5723 family protein is translated as MAKRYLILSLFLILSTQIKAQQYGLFNTKTLFDAFENPAQKAFVLDSSRQYASNFLLPYFGLNAANKGASNFALRTLINGDKYNTTGIPIDNGRNQAYQTSNIYLFTFRIFKSYKDHQELGFSWQMRSDAFADYTNATLVAFDDFKKFNKTISDPFNGNGYGQSYHQFSMNYRENVSKQLAFGVKLSLLSGITYNKIDITSSDLQFNQAAGQLTVNVGGTYQSNFLRAKELNTNTLIPDFKNPGLSMGFGTTYTSKTGYFLMGSVKDLGFIRWNKNSHSIAVPEGQDITVQEGESSNTLQRRLEDLFTSNDQRKGFYTATNAKLDLLVSKRFDFYTPNFIVSKNVWNKGGDIALVNNFAYNEFSVSLSPIYNLNGFMMLGTQAKYQTPNFEFFLGSDNVLKSAAYKQQPDLTNNSYAGASVYMGVGIKFGYTVEHPQNSSYMPGVGDDLDKKGFFAKLFGMFKKKK